One Vigna unguiculata cultivar IT97K-499-35 chromosome 11, ASM411807v1, whole genome shotgun sequence DNA window includes the following coding sequences:
- the LOC114168290 gene encoding uncharacterized protein LOC114168290 has translation MEAAKVLSHSKTAPFGFSIVSNKVSLRPFNKHFRAGVLANRPKSISFQLNCTYRNPFSSVPKPARKRADLLPPLSCSISSNASTESQNPVIDFFRSLSFDSIKATLLQLTPIKIVKWSGLLCIIIAATKWTMNMLFSPFFWMYFSWTWLFWPWLVAIALAVYGLYCFRRHLLGEANIFEQLAIVTSVFTWLTLVPPGHFNGYLEGWPFVFFFVYHYFFFFNVSVRKRLYGDLYPRPHDPKWNINVPTLSRLLFSAGVMVGHWLAAFEGPELHLIPGGWNNLGIWVLIFTTLLMQYNATLYLAKYSENVVEPSAVVQFGPYRWVRHPIYSSTMLLFVTYCIALRAPLSLLFIVAVCLLYYKQKAEMEEALMVETFGQSYTDYASKVKFKLIPFIY, from the coding sequence ATGGAAGCAGCAAAGGTTCTTTCACACTCCAAAACTGCCCCCTTTGGTTTCTCTATTGTGAGCAACAAAGTGTCTCTGAGACCTTTCAACAAACATTTTCGTGCCGGTGTACTTGCTAACCGACCCAAGAGCATTAGTTTTCAATTGAATTGTACCTATAGAAACCCTTTTTCCTCTGTGCCTAAACCAGCAAGAAAAAGGGCTGATTTGTTGCCTCCTCTCAGTTGCTCGATTTCCAGTAATGCCAGCACTGAATCTCAAAATCCAGTCATAGATTTCTTCAGAAGTCTGtcatttgattcaataaaaGCTACTCTTCTGCAGTTGACTCCAATTAAAATTGTGAAGTGGTCTGGGTTATTGTGCATCATAATTGCAGCCACAAAATGGACTATGAATATGCTTTTCAGTCCCTTCTTTTGGATGTATTTTAGCTGGACTTGGTTGTTCTGGCCATGGTTGGTGGCCATAGCGCTTGCAGTTTATGGGTTATATTGTTTTCGGAGACATCTGCTCGGTGAGGCAAACATATTTGAGCAATTGGCAATTGTTACATCTGTTTTTACATGGCTCACTCTTGTTCCACCTGGTCACTTCAATGGCTACCTTGAAGGCTGgccttttgttttcttttttgtgtatcattatttctttttcttcaatgttaGCGTTAGAAAGCGGTTATATGGAGATTTATATCCTCGGCCTCATGACCCTAAATGGAACATTAATGTGCCAACCCTGTCTCGCCTACTGTTCAGTGCAGGGGTCATGGTTGGCCATTGGCTTGCAGCATTTGAGGGGCCGGAGCTTCACCTCATTCCCGGTGGGTGGAACAATCTTGGGATCTGGGTTTTAATCTTTACAACCTTACTAATGCAATATAATGCAACGTTGTATCTTGCCAAGTACTCAGAAAATGTGGTGGAGCCAAGTGCTGTGGTGCAATTTGGACCTTATCGTTGGGTCCGTCATCCGATATATTCATCAACAATGCTTTTGTTTGTAACATACTGCATTGCGCTACGAGCACCTCTTAGTCTGCTATTTATTGTAGCAGTATGCTTGTTGTATTATAAACAGAAGGCAGAGATGGAAGAGGCTTTGATGGTTGAGACTTTTGGCCAGAGTTACACAGACTATGCAAGCAAAGTAAAGTTCAAGCtcattccttttatttattag
- the LOC114168616 gene encoding AP2-like ethylene-responsive transcription factor At1g79700: MKRSPSSSCSSSSEASIAEQEKKRPNYEKKNNLKSQKCKQNQTTCRRSSVYRGVTRHRWTGRFEAHLWDKSSWNNIQSKKGKQVYLGAYDTEEAAARTYDLAALKYWGKEAVLNFPIENYAKDLEEMDKVSKEEYLASLRRQSSGFSRGISKYRGVARHHHNGRWEARIGRVCGNKYLYLGTYKTQEEAAVAYDLAAIEYRGVNAVTNFDINNYIDKEKKDQTQETVVQTVQTETAVPNSSYLEEAEVEQQQLNTTTPPPIENLHMPPLQQYNQVPHTPFVYPREESSSVVNIMDHVLEQDLPWSFMYTGVSKFQDPDFAFSKAEDLAAMFCDDSEFEEDIDSLFSTKPNRETDEGGGNMVHGDNKQKEILSFESSSPSSTTTSLSCNYA, translated from the exons ATGAAGAGGTCTCCATCATCTTCTTGTTCATCATCTTCTGAAGCTTCCATTGCTgagcaagaaaagaaaagacctAATTATGAAAAGAAGAACAACTTGAAGTCACAGAAATGCAAGCAGAACCAAACCACTTGCAGAAGAAGCTCTGTCTATAGAGGAGTTACAAG ACATAGGTGGACAGGTAGGTTTGAAGCTCACCTATGGGATAAGAGCTCATGGAACAACATTCAGAGCAAGAAGGGTAAacaag TTTATTTGG gagcATACGATACTGAAGAAGCTGCAGCACGTACCTATGATCTCGCAGCCCTGAAGTACTGGGGAAAAGAAGCAGTTCTGAATTTTCCG ATAGAAAATTATGCAAAGGATCTTGAGGAAATGGACAAAGTCTCAAAAGAAGAATATTTAGCTTCTTTGCGGCGCCAAAGCAGTGGTTTTTCTAGAGGCATTTCTAAGTATCGTGGGGTTGCTAG GCATCATCATAATGGGCGGTGGGAAGCACGCATTGGGAGAGTGTGCGGAAACAAGTACCTTTACTTGGGAACATATA AAACTCAGGAGGAGGCAGCTGTGGCATATGACTTAGCAGCAATAGAGTACAGAGGAGTGAATGCAGTGACCAATTTTGACATAAACAACTACATTGACAAAGAGAAAAAGGACCAAACTCAAGAAACAGTAGTACAAACAGTACAAACAGAAACAGCAGTTCCCAACTCCTCATACTTAGAAGAAGCAGAAGTAGAACAACAACAACTGAACACAACTACACCACCCCCTATTGAGAATCTGCACATGCCACCACTGCAGCAATACAACCAAGTTCCACACACACCCTTTGTGTATCCCAGGGAAGAGTCATCATCAGTGGTGAATATCATGGACCATGTGCTTGAACAGGATCTGCCATGGAGCTTCATGTACACTGGGGTGTCTAAGTTTCAAGATCCAGACTTTGCTTTCAGCAAAGCTGAGGATTTGGCAGCCATGTTTTGTGATGATTCAGAGTTTGAGGAAGACATTGATTCTCTGTTTAGCACAAAGCCTAATCGTGAGACGGATGAGGGTGGTGGAAACATGGTGCATGGGGATAACAAGCAGAAGGAGATACTATCTTTTGAATCTTCTTCTCCATCGTCTACAACAACTTCACTTTCTTGTAACTATGCTTAG
- the LOC114169611 gene encoding protein FAR1-RELATED SEQUENCE 3-like: MNVEAVDEGENSDRPASENVETEKDEEQNMKVNLAEREVNSQDGDAYRKPLVGMLFESEDFAKSFYDAYARDVGFSTHVGQFYRAKPDGPIITWDFACSREVFKRKNIVSCNAMLRVERKDANWIVTKFVEDHNHSLASSRKVQNRQPSRHYVGAARNVIATFDARNESCALNGNHLDPISSVRNSFPAEKCHPMRNIGSLTYARSSQKRTLGRDAQNLLNYFKKMQGENPGFYYAIQLDDENRMTNAFWADARSRTAYNYFGDAVIFDTMYRPNQYQIPFAPFTGFNHHGQMVLFGCSLLLDESESSFTWLFKTWLSAMNDRPPVSITTDQDRAIQAAVSHVFPETRHCICKWHILREGQERLTHIYLAHPSFYGDLYGCINFSETTEDFESTWKSLLDKYDLQKNDWLQAVYNARKQWAPVYFRDTFFGAITSNHGVNSFFDGYVNQQTTIPLFFRQYEISLEHSLEREVEADYETICNTPVLRTPSPMEQQAANMYTNKIFAKFQEELVETFAYTANNVENDGVISKYRVAKYEHDHKAYMVTLNMSEMKANCSCQMFEYSGILCRHVLTVFTVTNVLTLPSHYILKRWTKNAKSGIGTDEKTTGPLNIENLTIRFNSLCREAIKLAEEGAIAVETYNVAMNALREGAKRVGVMKKNIAKVKPPNTQGNGCCQEDNSKKSPSSISDVIPSLWPWLDSVSNHLNHSGLGLPVTDLNHPSMAPVSIHQDGGPPDNSVVLMCFKSMTWIIENKNSSQSSKIAVINMKLQDYGKSPLGETEVQFRVTRVTLEPMLRSMTYISHQLNAPVNRVAVINLRLQDTKTTTGQTEVKFQVSRDTLGSMLRSMAYIREQL, from the exons ATGAACGTTGAGGCAGTAGATGAAGGGGAAAACAGTGATAGACCAGCTTCTGAAAATGTTGAAACTGAAAAAGATGAGGAACAAAATATGAAAGTAAACTTGGCTGAAAGAGAAGTAAATAGCCAGGATGGTGATGCTTATAGGAAACCACTTGTGGGCATGCTGTTTGAATCTGAAGATTTTGCAAAATCATTTTATGATGCATATGCAAGAGATGTAGGATTTAGCACACATGTTGGTCAATTCTACCGTGCTAAGCCTGATGGTCCAATTATAACTTGGGACTTTGCTTGTTCCAGAGAGGTATTTAAAAGGAAGAACATAGTAAGTTGCAATGCAATGCTTAGGGTAGAGAGAAAAGATGCAAACTGGATAGTGACGAAATTTGTTGAGGACCATAACCATTCCCTTGCTTCCTCTAGAAAGGTGCAGAACCGTCAACCCAGTAGACATTATGTAGGTGCTGCAAGGAATGTTATAGCGACATTTGATGCCCGGAATGAATCTTGTGCCTTGAATGGAAATCATTTAGATCCCATTAGTTCAGTTAGGAACTCCTTTCCAGCAGAAAAATGTCATCCAATGAGAAACATTGGGTCGCTTACCTATGCAAGATCTTCTCAAAAGAGGACTCTTGGAAGAGATGCTCAAAATCTTCTGAATTATTTTAAGAAGATGCAGGGTGAAAACCCTGGCTTCTATTATGCAATACAACTAGATGATGAAAACCGCATGACCAATGCATTCTGGGCGGATGCAAGGTCAAGAACAGCTTATAATTACTTTGGTGATGCTGTGATTTTTGACACAATGTATAGACCAAATCAATACCAAATCCCATTTGCTCCATTTACAGGATTCAATCACCACGGCCAGATGGTTTTATTTGGTTGTTCATTACTGCTAGACGAATCAGAGTCTTCCTTTACATGGCTATTCAAGACATGGCTATCTGCTATGAATGATCGACCACCTGTTTCCATAACCACAGACCAAGATAGAGCCATACAAGCAGCCGTTTCTCATGTGTTCCCAGAAACTCGCCATTGTATTTGTAAGTGGCACATTTTAAGAGAAGGTCAAGAAAGATTGACTCATATTTACCTTGCTCATCCTTCGTTCTATGGTGATCTATATGGCTGTATCAATTTTTCTGAGACTACTGAGGATTTTGAATCAACATGGAAGTCTCTTCTTGATAAATATGATCTCCAGAAAAATGATTGGCTTCAGGCAGTATATAATGCTCGTAAACAATGGGCCCCTGTTTACTTTCGTGATACTTTCTTTGGTGCTATTACTTCAAACCACGGGGTAAACTCCTTTTTTGATGGCTATGTAAATCAACAGACAACCATACCTTTATTCTTTAGGCAGTATGAAATATCACTTGAACATTCATTGGAAAGAGAAGTAGAAGCAGATTATGAGACTATTTGTAACACGCCAGTACTGAGGACTCCATCACCAATGGAACAACAGGCAGCAAATATGTACACTAACAAGATTTTTGCAAAGTTTCAGGAGGAACTGGTGGAAACTTTTGCATATACTGCAAATAATGTTGAAAATGATGGTGTTATCAGTAAATACAGGGTTGCAAAATATGAACATGATCACAAGGCATACATGGTCACATTAAATATGTCTGAAATGAAGGCAAACTGCAGCTGTCAGATGTTTGAATACTCTGGCATTCTTTGTCGACATGTATTGACTGTTTTCACTGTAACAAATGTCCTTACCCTTCCATCACACTACATTTTAAAGCGATGGACAAAGAATGCAAAATCTGGTATTGGAACTGATGAAAAAACAACAGGTCCACTTAACATTGAAAATCTCACTATACGTTTTAATAGTTTATGTCGAGAAGCCATTAAGCTTGCTGAAGAAGGGGCAATTGCCGTTGAGACTTATAATGTTGCAATGAATGCTCTGAGAGAGGGTGCTAAAAGGGTAGGTgttatgaagaaaaatattgcAAAAGTCAAACCTCCAAACACTCAGGGTAATGGATGCTGTCAGGAAGACAATAGCAAGAAGAGCCCTTCATCAATTTCAGATGTCATCCCATCACTGTGGCCTTGGCTAGATTCAGTGTCAAATCACTTGAATCATAGCGGCCTTGGGCTTCCTGTTACTGATCTGAATCATCCTAGTATGGCTCCTGTTTCTATTCACCAGGATGGTGGCCCTCCAGATAATTCT GTTGTCCTCATGTGTTTCAAGTCTATGACTTGGATCATCGAAAATAAGAATTCAAGCCAATCTAGTAAAATTGCAGTTATTAACATGAAG CTGCAAGATTATGGAAAGAGCCCTTTAGGAGAGACAGAAGTGCAATTCAGGGTGACAAGGGTAACTTTGGAGCCTATGTTGAGATCAATGACTTACATTAGTCATCAGCTAAATGCACCAGTCAATAGAGTTGCCGTCATCAATCTGAGG CTCCAGGATACGAAGACAACTACTGGGCAAACTGAGGTGAAATTCCAAGTTTCTAGAGATACTCTCGGCTCCATGCTGAGATCTATGGCCTACATCCGGGAGCAGCTCTAG